One stretch of Rathayibacter festucae DSM 15932 DNA includes these proteins:
- a CDS encoding bifunctional 3'-5' exonuclease/DNA polymerase, translated as MLLALTGGPTGEWRAVVADGSGAEVGGGRGPVELAAFVRKREAERPRWVWDDTARWYPALLAEGVHIARCHDLRLARAILRRSEQTARSPLARSAPDAWDAGAAAPVAGDTLLGFEEAPAETDELDPLVELARQEEALAAAAQGGRLRLLLAAESVGALIAREIAAAGLPWRADVHDRVLTDLLGPRPRFGGRPARLEALADDIRRELDAPELNPDSPADLLRALRRAGLAVESTRSWELTSIEHPVIPPLLEYKKLSRLLTANGWAWLDAWVHDGRFRPEYVVGGVVTGRWATSGGGALQLPRQIRAAVTADAGWKLVVADAAQLEPRILAALAGDSVMAAAGRGKDLYQGIVDAGVVPDRPRAKVAMLGAMYGATSGEAGRLLPRLTRAYPLSVAHVEAAARAGERGERVSTRLGRSSPPGDVDAGGQRARDWGRFTRNFVVQGTAAEWALCWMGELRARLRAEGALAHLVYFLHDEVIVHAPAEEAERVAAVVREAAVRAGRALFGDQDIDFPVTVAIVDAYDEAK; from the coding sequence ATGCTCCTCGCGCTCACCGGTGGCCCCACGGGGGAGTGGCGGGCTGTCGTCGCGGACGGCTCGGGGGCCGAGGTGGGCGGCGGGCGCGGTCCGGTCGAGCTGGCCGCCTTCGTCCGGAAGCGGGAGGCGGAGCGTCCGCGCTGGGTCTGGGACGACACCGCCCGCTGGTACCCGGCGCTCCTGGCCGAGGGCGTGCACATCGCGCGCTGCCACGATCTCCGCCTCGCCCGGGCGATCCTCCGCCGTTCGGAGCAGACGGCGCGCTCGCCGCTCGCCCGCTCGGCTCCCGACGCCTGGGACGCCGGGGCCGCCGCCCCGGTCGCCGGCGACACGCTGCTCGGCTTCGAGGAGGCGCCCGCGGAGACGGACGAGCTGGACCCGCTGGTCGAGCTCGCCCGGCAGGAGGAGGCGCTGGCGGCGGCCGCGCAGGGCGGGCGCCTGCGGCTCCTGCTCGCCGCGGAGTCGGTCGGCGCGCTGATCGCCCGCGAGATCGCCGCGGCCGGGCTGCCGTGGCGCGCCGACGTCCACGACCGCGTCCTCACCGACCTGCTCGGCCCGCGTCCGCGCTTCGGCGGTCGGCCGGCCCGCCTCGAGGCCCTGGCCGACGACATCCGCCGCGAGCTGGACGCGCCCGAGCTGAACCCCGACTCGCCGGCGGACCTCCTGCGCGCGCTCCGCCGCGCCGGACTCGCGGTCGAGTCGACCCGCTCCTGGGAGCTGACCTCGATCGAGCATCCGGTGATCCCGCCGCTGCTGGAGTACAAGAAGCTCTCGCGCCTGCTGACCGCCAACGGCTGGGCCTGGCTCGACGCCTGGGTGCACGACGGGCGCTTCCGGCCCGAGTACGTCGTCGGCGGCGTCGTCACCGGCCGCTGGGCGACGTCGGGCGGGGGAGCGCTGCAGCTGCCGCGGCAGATCCGCGCCGCAGTGACCGCCGACGCGGGCTGGAAGCTGGTGGTCGCCGATGCGGCACAGCTGGAGCCGCGCATCCTCGCCGCGCTGGCGGGCGACTCCGTGATGGCCGCCGCGGGTCGGGGCAAGGACCTCTACCAGGGCATCGTCGACGCGGGAGTCGTCCCGGACCGACCGCGGGCCAAGGTGGCGATGCTCGGCGCGATGTACGGGGCGACCAGCGGCGAGGCCGGGCGGCTGCTCCCGCGACTCACGCGCGCGTACCCGCTCTCCGTCGCGCACGTCGAGGCGGCCGCCCGCGCCGGCGAGCGGGGCGAGCGGGTGTCGACGCGGCTCGGGCGCAGCTCACCGCCCGGCGACGTCGACGCCGGTGGTCAGCGCGCCCGCGACTGGGGGCGCTTCACCCGCAACTTCGTCGTGCAGGGCACGGCTGCCGAGTGGGCGCTCTGCTGGATGGGCGAGCTCCGAGCCCGGCTGCGCGCGGAGGGCGCGCTCGCGCACCTCGTGTACTTCCTGCACGACGAGGTGATCGTGCACGCGCCCGCGGAGGAGGCGGAGCGGGTCGCCGCGGTCGTGCGCGAGGCCGCGGTGCGCGCGGGGCGGGCGCTGTTCGGCGATCAGGACATCGACTTCCCGGTCACCGTCGCGATCGTCGACGCCTACGACGAGGCGAAGTGA